A segment of the Eleutherodactylus coqui strain aEleCoq1 chromosome 6, aEleCoq1.hap1, whole genome shotgun sequence genome:
cagttgtcttccCTGTGTGTGTTTCAGTAACATTATATAATGTActagtagtgattttttttttttaaatctattacCTGGAAGTTTGATAGCACTTTTATTAGTTAACTTTATTAGTTTTCTCCATGTGGTTTGTAATGGATACTGCGGTGGAGTAGCCCCCCTCCTCTCCATTTGTAGTCCTATCCTTTTTAAGTTAATGAGCTGTTTTGTGGTGTCCTGTATTGTGGCCTAGAGGTTGTGATTAAGTCAGACCTATTCATTTTCTTATATATGTGGTATTTCCCAAAGGCTTGTACATCAATCTAAGCAACCTACCTATTGatgtatctatttatgtatctttTTCATCATATTGTTTTTATATGGCTACACTTTTGGAGAATTTCACCTCCACCAAATACTCTTGCGGGACATAATGTCAGAAAAGACTTTTATGTCCTCTGCAGTGTTATTTAGGTATTCAGAATATGCAGTAATGCTACCCCCTCCCAAATGTCACACTTTGAAATTAAATTAACTGTTCATTAAAAGACTTTCCACTGAGTTTAGTTCTAGGTCGTTTAACTCTTTGTCTCAACAACAGAAAACAAGATGTAAGAGTTGCTAAAAGTACTCTGTGATCTGCATCCTAGCTCTCTGTAGTAAAGGGGCAGCGAGGGCCTCATCTGTATAGTATTTCATGAGAATTGGTGAAATACTTCTAGCTTCCCTTATCCACAAATGTCTGTGAACTTGTACCTATAAAACTGTTCAAACATCTGGATATATTGGACACATTTTCTGGTATGCTGGGGAAGAGAGAGTCTTTGGCCCACCTGTTGTGAATAATTTCTCTTGAAAAACTCTACAGGGCGACAGTGTATGGCGTAAGTCATGTtgaaaaggaagaaaatggtTCCCAGATGGCCATTTACTTGTAATAGAACCTTGCAGTTCCGGAGGAGTTATAGGCTGTAGTCATAAGTGGATTCTTCTCTTGATGCAGGCCTAATGATCCCTGATAATCTTCAGAACACCAGCTTAAAAGTAAAACAAAGTTTAGAAGGGAGTTTTACAATTTGATTTAGTGTTATCAGTGTTGATAAATAGGCCCTTATCCTACTTGTGGATGACATGTGGAAAAGTGTTGTGTCCATTTCATGACTTTGGAACTGCACAATTATCATTTTCATTTTGCATACAGTACATGCTCTAGTGTATACTATTGGCATTTGAAagccagataaaaaaaaaacttttgggtGCATTGTTTATAAGTTTACTACAAACTTTTGACAACAGTGGAGCAGGAGCACAGCACTTGTCCTCTGAATAGAAATGGTATGTCCAAAATACAAAAGGCCAACTCAACTTTGTTTAGGCAACTTTACGTCAAACACTTTGATGTTAATCGATTCTTTGTATAAAACAGTTGTGGAAACCTATGAAAATCCTTCGTAATTAGCCTTTCCCATTCTTTGACTGTATAATTATCATTTTTAAGTAAAGTAATTCAATGCTACCAATCAGTATATAAATATGGCAAACGCATTGCATGATATTAAGATATCCTACCCCAATGAGTCATTTGGTAAGTGTTCTTTTTTGCTTTCCACACAGGAATAACAATTTCTGGCAGCCATGAGTTCTGCTGGGGTGCTGACCTGTATGCCAGACTCCGGACGGATATTCAGGGAGACTTCATTGCGCCCACCGGTGCCAGGTCAGGAGACTAAAAATTGCAAGGTAATCCAGACTTGACTCCAGACTTCAAAGACTTGAAGGGTTTATTTGAAAGTTAACAACTACTACATTAACTTTATgccttatgtttttgtttttgacTGTCTGCTTTATCATTGACCATTAGGCATTACATACACTTTAAGCCTCTTTAACTTAAATGTTGTTGTGGTAGTTGGCCTATCTAATAGGGCCTGTTCAGGTACCTAATGCATATATACCTAACCAATGTCTTGTTCTTTCCATGGCTGAAGACTGAGAAGTTTGCAATGGATCCTCAGCATTATGAacaacagatgaaatgcaaagaaGATTCACTTCGAGAAGCAGAAGGTTGCGCAGCCCAAGATTCCCGCTTTTCTCGTTGGGGTCGATCCCTGAATCTGTTGCTGGATGATCAGGATGGGGCAACACTTTTTCGTATGTACCTGGAAGGTCAAGGCCTAGTGGATCTTTTAAGTTTCTGGTTTGCTTGTAATGGCTTCAGAGCTATGGACCCAGCAGAACCCAAAACTTCAAAGACAGCCAAAGCCATATATCGTTGGTATGTACAAAATAGTCAAGCTGTTTCAATGCGTTTAAAGCCCTCCACACGGACCCAAGTTAAGGACTATGTCAAGAACCAACAACTGAATAGAACTGTGTTTGACCAAGCACAACAGGAGATTCAAAGGGCCATGGAGCAGGAGGCCTTCCCTTCTTTTTTGCAGTCTGATATATGCAGGGAATATGCTCATGCTATTGAAGACAGTCCCACGCCTGATAGCCCAGGGCCTGGACTTCCAACTCTGGCTGAAGAAGAGGAGTATAATGGATTACGCCACACTTCTGTTGGTTTGGGCACCGTGGGGAAAATAAATCGTGCCTTCACACGAGTACCACCAAGAAGCCAAAGGTAAGAACTAAGATGTGTGATCTTGCCTTCAGTGTGCTTTTTTGCTGCTCATTAGCTTGTTCTCTATTGTAGTTACAGTAATTTTACCTATAGatggatttttttctcctctcattTAGGCTTATTTTGATGTTTGTTCTTCGGAACTTTTTCAGCATATTTCTTTGTCTCTGTTCTTCCCTCCTTGTGTTAAAGGTTAACTTAGCTGTTATTCCTTTCCCTGAGCTCACATATCTTTGATGTGAACAAAATCTTTCCCTGCTCCAGAGATCAAAGAACCACATCTATAAAgcggtccgttttttttttttctccctctgcaCTTCCCCCTCCCTCCCAAGATGCCTTGCTGTTTCAAAGCCTTCTTATCTTATAATGACTGTTTTTTATAACAGTTATTCCTTTTTATGGCTTATGCTGGATTAGATAGTAAATCTGTTAGCTACATCAGTTTGGAAGATATTTATTTGAATTGGAGCTTTTTAGTTGTCCAAATGCCAAAaacaaaagtgcacaatgccaacTTTTCTGTCAGAAAATAATAAAGTCAAGATAATCATAAAATATGTCAGCCATCCATTGCCTGCTATAGTGATCTATGTCTTAATAAGGCAGCTTAACACACTATTTTTTACCATTAGCTTTCCAAAGTTATTTTTCATGTGTCTTGAAAGTATTCTGGCATATGAATGTAGATGATGACCGTCAATGGGGTGTCACTCATATCATGCCTAACTTCCTAGTATCTCACATgatgtgtttttactttttttacaggtCCCATCTTTGCAAAACTGAACCAGCATACCAGTACTTTGCTCCTGCAGCTAGTATTAATGACAGTGAAATTTCAAGTGATGCACTTACTGAAGACAGTATGTCCATAACAGATAGTAGCGTGTAAGTATCTGCAAACATTGCATGCACCAACCTAAATTGGTATAAATGATGTTCGAAATCAATATAATGTGTATATGCAAAATAATAAccatagaaaaaatgaaaaatacagtatatcaaAATAACAAAATAGTAGTTTCACATGCTTAGACATGTTTAGGCATCCTTGGCAGGTGGTCCTGCAGGCCTTGGTTCTTTCAAAAAGTAGACTGCCAGAGGGTACAGGTCAAGAAACATGCGGCCTCTTGCTTTTTATGTTCCTATTGTTGGAGACAATGAATGGAATTTGCTGCTCACTTTGATGAAGTTGCCAAGTGCATGGCTCCAAATAGAAGTGATACACTTGGCTCTTTGGTGTCTCCATAGTAAAAAGAACCTATGATATTTGTTTTGTGTCACTTCTTGATGTTTGTCTAGATATTTGGGTGAAATCCTCAATTAAGGCTATAAAACAAAGATTCAGTTGTCATATGGATTCATTCCATGTTTGTTATGCCGTATGTTTGAGAACACATGATTTCTACAAAGTATGACATAATACACTGTTGtggtacacatatatatatactaagtTATTTCCTTGTATTATTTAACAGAGATGGAATCCCGCCATACCGCTCAAAACAGAGAGAAATCCATAGAAGTGTTAGTGCCAATGGTCAAGTGCCTCTGCCTTTTGTTCCGGTAAGTTTTATAGAAAAATATTTGGTTCATTAAATTAAGATGCAGTTTGATAGAAACTAGCCATATTTAGTGTATTTTTATAGTGCAACTATATTTCGTACGCCACACAGTGCCATACAGAGCCACACAGGGCCCCTAAAGCTGTATAGTATGGAGCCAATGGCACTTCCTGCACCACAACATTATGCTTCCATATGGTGCCGTATTTAcagtaaaatcccccccccccccccccgccataatATAGAATCCAGTGGAACATGCTACGATGAAATTGGGAATAAAATGATTCAGTAGGGCTCCATATGCTTGCACAACTTCCATTCTATAATTCCATGCGTAGCCCCTAATTTTGACGATTAATTACATGTAATGTTTAATACAAATTAAATTGCTTTAATCAGCTTAGTCAaggttttttccccccatttcctACGGAAAACCGTTTAACCCGTTTGTAAAAATTTATGATTACCTTTTTCCCTTCAGAGAACAATGCGCCCACCAGCTGAAATGATGCCAACCAATCCTGCAGAATTTGCAGCCAAACTGACTCTAGCTTTGGAGAAAGTCAAAAGACAAAGAGACGCAGAAGAAAAGTTAGAGGAAAAGTTACGAAGGTTGAAAGAGGTAAAAAAATATGACTTTTGTGATATATTTGGCCCTGTTACACGGGCAGATAAATTGCCCATAATGAGCACCGATCAATAATATAACATCGATCAGTGCTCATTGAGAACATCTATAACTTCcaatttcaggttttttttatgaATGGTCACTTCTGCAATCAGTTGTTTGCTTTGCCCTCCCATACACTTTCCATTATTGTCAGCAGCGCATCCCTGCTTACCTGAACAGATGCGCCACTgacaagcaatttttttgtctACATAGCAGATGTGACGAATGACAAACAAGCATTATCGTTTGTTGTTCaatcactgagcaatgatcaGAATTCAGCATTTGTACAAATGACTGGGTAATAATCTCCCCATCTGAAAGGTCCTTCACTAATATATTttcaaaatcacatttttctccTCGATCTACTTCTTTTATAGTCAATACATAGGCTATTTTTGATCAGTTGAGTTCTAGTTTGCTCAGATGCATCATAAAACGTATCCATGTGTCCTCTCCAGGCATAAACCTTTCAGCTGCCCAAAAATGTGACTGTCATGGAGATCTTTGATCCCTGAGACAACTGTTGTTTCCTGTCTACATAGACTGGCTGTAGGTCAACTGCGGCACTATTTTGATCTATAGCCAAACAGGATAGAGCCATGTGCAATTTTCAGGTGCCTGGAGAACAGTTTACCTTGCTTCATGTTTGCAAATCTGCTTATTAAAAGCCTGTAGTAGAAATTAAGAAATATACCTTATAATTACCCTTTTTATGGAAAATATGCAGGTATCCATCAGAACTTAATATAACATATGCAAgaatcactcccccccccctttttttgtctATGATGTTCCATAATGTTTTATTGTTCTTTTATGTATAATATAGTCTAAAAGAGTAATAAGTCAGTGATGAGTATAAGATGTGAGTCTGTGATACAAGTATGTACCTGGCAGGATGACAAGCTGAGGCATGCAGAGGTATAGAATGCTACAGGAATAGATTTTGGCAAGGTCCTGCCTAAAGAATCGGGAGTAGCCTAAGTTACTTCAGTAACTTTATACTTTTCAAAGGTCAAAATGAAAATTAGTCGTCATGTTAATTAATTAAATCGATAAAGAAAGTTACTGGACTTAAAGTTACGAATATTGCAATTCTATCTTGGTAGGAAGAAGATAAACCGGAGTATGACATTCCTGCATCGAGTCATGAAGCTTTGTCAGCTGCTCCTTTGGAGGATGACCCTCAGTCCATCCTTGATGACCATGTATCCAGAGTCTTGAAGACACCAGCAAATCTGTCACCTAGATCACAGTCTCCTTTCATTCAAAGAAAAGCCAAAGGTCAAGCAACATTTGGCAAAGGTCAAAGCTTAACTTCCTCACACTTAAGACCGAAGGCTCCTCCAGGAATGGAAACGCCTGTCACGCAGAATGTAGAGCAGCGAGGATCTATTAGGTAGGCATACCTGTGCTGATATTACTGGttgtccttttttattttatgttttttttttttcttcaaaatatgtatatatttatatttcccATGCAAATCCTTATCATTTAACTGTCACAGTTCACAGGGAACAAAAAGTTACAGAAAGGTGGAAGGATGTGTCCCACCTCATAAACTGGATGATGCAAACTCTACTCCTGGGACGACCATGCCACTTTCACCTGAGCAAGAAGTAGAACGCAGCCACAGTGTCTTGCAATGGGTTTTAGAAAGCGCAAAGATGATGAAAAAACATCATCGTGATGTAAACACAgggtaagaaaaaaatatatattatagataTTACTGGTATATTTATTTGTTAGTAGACTCttaaatatgcataaatatatttatatgtaatATAACACTTTTTAAGACATCACAACTCTATTATCTTAATTATAGTATAAGCCACTGTCCAGAAGTGAAGAAAACAAGCCATCGCACAGCATCCCAGCCAGCACACCTATTTCTGCAGGATACGTCTATGCCTCCACTTAATGCACCAAACACCCTGGATCAACTGGAAGAAGCCCGCCGGCGACTCGTTGAAGACAAAAGAGTTCCTAAACTTCATAAGAATAGGTAACTGACTACAAAGTGTACAATGTGTACACAATTGCCTCGTCGTTACTAGTCATAGCTCATTCTATACAAATGTAGATGTTGCTTTTTAGGTCTTTTAACTTtggctttttagtttttttgtgactatttattaaaactgGTTCTTATTATATAATAGAAatgatatgttaaaggggtttcctcccCCTTTTTCAACTGataacaggtcatcagtagtttaagaactggggtctgctgctcagaatCGCATCATCAGCCGATCATCCAGCCTGCTGTCCAGCACAGCAGGCTCTCCTATTCTCATCAGCAGACAGGAAAAAAGTTGGGGCTACGctttcactaccattgaaatcaatgggagtgctgctttgctattccacttcctgcccaGGAGAGGATATCAGtaacaggagcaggaagtggaatagcagcactcctattaatttcaatgggagtgaagccatcgcTTCAAGTTCCCCCTCCTGTCCGCTGATGACGACGTCCATCCCGCTCTACTGGACAATCGGCTGATTTACGGGGTTACAAGTGGCAGACGCTTGTC
Coding sequences within it:
- the LOC136632672 gene encoding axin-related protein-like, with the translated sequence MSSAGVLTCMPDSGRIFRETSLRPPVPGQETKNCKTEKFAMDPQHYEQQMKCKEDSLREAEGCAAQDSRFSRWGRSLNLLLDDQDGATLFRMYLEGQGLVDLLSFWFACNGFRAMDPAEPKTSKTAKAIYRWYVQNSQAVSMRLKPSTRTQVKDYVKNQQLNRTVFDQAQQEIQRAMEQEAFPSFLQSDICREYAHAIEDSPTPDSPGPGLPTLAEEEEYNGLRHTSVGLGTVGKINRAFTRVPPRSQRSHLCKTEPAYQYFAPAASINDSEISSDALTEDSMSITDSSVDGIPPYRSKQREIHRSVSANGQVPLPFVPRTMRPPAEMMPTNPAEFAAKLTLALEKVKRQRDAEEKLEEKLRRLKEEEDKPEYDIPASSHEALSAAPLEDDPQSILDDHVSRVLKTPANLSPRSQSPFIQRKAKGQATFGKGQSLTSSHLRPKAPPGMETPVTQNVEQRGSISSQGTKSYRKVEGCVPPHKLDDANSTPGTTMPLSPEQEVERSHSVLQWVLESAKMMKKHHRDVNTGISHCPEVKKTSHRTASQPAHLFLQDTSMPPLNAPNTLDQLEEARRRLVEDKRVPKLHKNRCVQSATLKEKGKAAENIPASGFSTMKLSEELKSAKKMNSDQGHGGLAIVYYFCGERIPYMIRTKEPSLTLQEFKDLLSKKGSYKYYFKKESQEFECNAVFQEISEENAVLPLYEEKIICKVERAC